In Nicotiana tabacum cultivar K326 chromosome 11, ASM71507v2, whole genome shotgun sequence, a single window of DNA contains:
- the LOC107796807 gene encoding monothiol glutaredoxin-S1-like, translating into MDMVMKLGAESPVVIFSKTTCCMSHSIETLIRGFGANPTVYELDKLPNGRQMENALIELGCQLSVPAVFIGKDFVGGSNEIMSLNVRGKLKNLLLKANAIWI; encoded by the coding sequence ATGGATATGGTGATGAAGTTGGGAGCAGAAAGTCCAGTGGTAATTTTCAGCAAAACCACTTGTTGCATGTCTCACAGTATCGAAACCCTAATCCGAGGTTTTGGAGCAAACCCTACAGTTTACGAGCTCGATAAACTTCCAAATGGGAGGCAAATGGAGAACGCATTGATTGAATTAGGATGTCAACTAAGTGTGCCAGCAGTTTTCATTGGGAAAGATTTTGTTGGTGGTTCTAATGAGATTATGAGTCTTAATGTTAGAGGCAAGCTCAAGAATTTGCTTCTTAAAGCTAATGCAATTTGGATATAG
- the LOC107796808 gene encoding monothiol glutaredoxin-S1-like, whose protein sequence is MDMVMKLGAESPVVIFSKTTCCMSHSIETLIRGFGANPTVYELDKLPNGRQMENALIELGCQLSVPAVFIGKDFVGGSNEIMSLNVRGELKQLLLRANAIWI, encoded by the coding sequence ATGGATATGGTGATGAAGTTAGGAGCAGAAAGTCCAGTGGTGATTTTCAGTAAAACCACTTGCTGCATGTCTCACAGTATTGAAACCCTAATCCGAGGTTTCGGAGCAAACCCTACAGTTTATGAGCTCGATAAACTTCCAAATGGGAGGCAAATGGAGAATGCATTGATTGAATTAGGGTGTCAACTAAGTGTGCCAGCAGTGTTCATTGGCAAAGATTTTGTTGGTGGATCTAATGAGATTATGAGTCTAAATGTTAGAGGCGAGCTCAAACAATTGCTTCTAAGGGCTAATGCTATTTGGATATAG